One Spiroplasma sp. NBRC 100390 DNA window includes the following coding sequences:
- a CDS encoding YigZ family protein, protein MYIIKKNKILTKELIIQNVKFLCFASYVQTETDVINFLKKYKNKKANHNAYAYVIGSRRENIYKTDNGEVRHIAGKTILENIIDKNLTNIIVLVHRYYNPIYNLPEDWIKNGYATITRIILTSAQLEKINEQIKIGILLRPLNEVFVRELLDKYEINIVSRLIYRGDLIFTIIIDRNNSVLIELDNLIIKGIIYSYKILKN, encoded by the coding sequence ATGTATATAATTAAAAAGAACAAAATTTTAACTAAAGAACTAATAATTCAAAATGTTAAATTCCTTTGTTTCGCTAGTTACGTTCAAACAGAGACAGATGTTATTAACTTCTTAAAAAAGTATAAAAATAAAAAGGCAAACCATAACGCATATGCATATGTCATTGGCAGTAGACGTGAAAATATTTATAAAACTGATAATGGTGAAGTGCGACATATCGCTGGAAAAACTATTTTGGAAAACATTATTGACAAAAATTTAACAAATATTATTGTCTTAGTTCATCGGTATTATAATCCCATTTATAATTTACCCGAAGACTGAATTAAGAATGGGTATGCAACCATCACCCGTATTATTTTAACTTCCGCCCAATTAGAAAAAATAAATGAACAAATTAAAATTGGAATTTTATTACGCCCACTGAACGAAGTATTCGTACGAGAACTTTTAGACAAATATGAAATCAATATTGTATCTAGACTAATTTATCGTGGTGACTTAATTTTTACTATAATCATCGATCGTAACAACAGTGTTTTAATCGAATTAGATAATTTAATTATTAAAGGAATAATATATAGTTATAAAATTTTAAAGAATTAA
- a CDS encoding DUF402 domain-containing protein — translation MDTLQVGDSVLVHAYKHNGSVYRSWESAVVLLLEEEYIVLVNEDVTVTELNGRKWKTNEPAIWIFNRKNWSNIICMFKETGINYYCNIASPFIMDQKTIKYIDYDLDIKVFTDGSYKILDLKEFNRNRIAWKYTRDIINVIWTEIDNLKYLIKNKKFIFEHERALELWKQYLELKPKIRK, via the coding sequence ATGGACACGTTACAAGTTGGAGATAGCGTTTTAGTACATGCTTACAAACATAATGGTTCGGTTTATCGTAGTTGAGAATCAGCTGTTGTTTTATTATTAGAAGAGGAATATATTGTTTTAGTAAATGAAGATGTGACCGTGACTGAATTAAACGGAAGAAAATGAAAAACAAATGAGCCAGCAATTTGGATTTTTAATCGCAAAAATTGAAGTAATATCATTTGTATGTTCAAAGAAACCGGGATTAATTATTATTGTAATATTGCATCACCATTTATTATGGATCAAAAGACAATTAAATATATTGATTATGATTTAGATATTAAAGTTTTTACTGATGGAAGTTATAAAATTTTAGATTTAAAAGAATTTAATCGGAATCGAATTGCCTGAAAATATACACGTGATATTATTAATGTGATTTGAACAGAAATTGATAATTTAAAATATCTAATTAAAAATAAAAAATTTATTTTTGAGCATGAACGAGCATTGGAATTGTGAAAACAGTATTTAGAATTAAAACCAAAAATTAGAAAATAA
- a CDS encoding glycoside hydrolase family 1 protein, giving the protein MGQYNFEKNFLWGSAFSGPQTESAFFEDGKSASNWDHWFKIEKYRFFNQQPCLNDFYHRYPEDIKIAKELNFNSLRTSIQWTRLIPDGKTINPKGVEFYNNVINEMLKNNIKPIINLFHFDMPHWAQEKGGWLSREVVDAFVFYARTCFELFGDRVEMFTTFNEPIVVIEGGYWYDWHRPNEVNMQAGMQAQWNSLIAHLKAVKEYRNLKLPGQIGAILSISPSIPRSQNKADLQAAKWYDLFTTNSFLDPMVKNIYPQELKEVAEKYHFMWNITAGDEDLIKDENLKLDFLGINFYQPMRVKCVDFIPDFANGAITPHYFYQPYEMPGRRMNPYRGWEIFPKAIYLALMNLKENYGNIPVYISENGMGVENEERFLDNGVINDQYRIDFVKEHLAWVHKAISEGSNCFGYHSWAYIDNWSWMNAYKNRYGFVQLDLENNAKRVLKKSAIFIAKVAKTGTFEYDSELI; this is encoded by the coding sequence ATGGGACAGTATAATTTTGAAAAAAATTTTTTATGAGGGAGTGCCTTTTCAGGACCACAAACAGAAAGTGCTTTTTTTGAAGACGGTAAATCCGCTTCAAATTGAGATCATTGATTTAAAATTGAAAAATATCGTTTTTTCAATCAGCAACCGTGCTTAAATGATTTTTACCATCGTTATCCAGAAGATATTAAAATTGCGAAAGAATTAAATTTTAATTCATTACGAACATCAATTCAATGAACTAGATTAATTCCAGATGGTAAAACAATTAACCCAAAAGGGGTTGAGTTTTATAATAATGTTATCAATGAGATGTTAAAAAATAACATTAAACCAATTATTAACTTATTTCATTTTGATATGCCACATTGAGCACAAGAAAAAGGTGGATGGTTATCACGCGAAGTAGTTGATGCTTTTGTTTTTTATGCTAGAACTTGCTTTGAACTATTTGGTGATCGTGTTGAAATGTTTACAACTTTCAACGAACCAATTGTTGTTATTGAAGGCGGATATTGATATGATTGACATCGACCAAATGAAGTTAATATGCAAGCAGGGATGCAAGCACAATGGAATAGTTTAATTGCTCACTTAAAAGCAGTTAAAGAATATCGTAATTTAAAATTGCCAGGACAAATTGGAGCGATTTTAAGTATTTCACCATCGATTCCTCGCAGTCAAAACAAAGCAGATTTGCAAGCAGCAAAATGATATGATTTGTTCACAACTAATAGCTTTTTAGACCCGATGGTTAAAAACATTTATCCCCAAGAGTTAAAAGAAGTGGCGGAAAAATATCATTTTATGTGAAACATTACAGCCGGAGATGAAGACTTAATTAAGGACGAAAATTTGAAACTTGATTTTTTAGGAATTAATTTTTATCAGCCAATGCGAGTAAAATGTGTTGATTTTATTCCAGATTTTGCCAATGGAGCAATTACACCACATTACTTTTATCAACCATATGAAATGCCGGGACGTCGGATGAATCCTTACCGTGGGTGAGAGATTTTCCCAAAAGCAATTTATTTGGCCTTAATGAATTTAAAAGAAAATTATGGTAATATTCCTGTCTATATTTCTGAAAATGGTATGGGAGTTGAAAATGAAGAACGGTTTTTAGACAATGGAGTTATTAATGACCAATATCGAATTGATTTTGTCAAAGAACATTTGGCATGAGTTCATAAGGCAATTAGCGAAGGATCAAATTGTTTTGGTTATCATTCTTGAGCTTATATTGATAACTGATCATGAATGAATGCTTATAAAAATCGTTATGGTTTTGTTCAATTAGATTTAGAAAATAATGCAAAACGAGTTTTAAAAAAATCAGCAATCTTTATTGCAAAAGTGGCCAAGACAGGTACTTTTGAATATGATAGCGAATTAATTTAA